One region of Glycine max cultivar Williams 82 chromosome 9, Glycine_max_v4.0, whole genome shotgun sequence genomic DNA includes:
- the LOC100818520 gene encoding cytochrome P450 71D11-like has product MKIVRNHKKTKPTPNVPPGPWKLPVIGNVHQIITSAPHRKLRDLAKIYGPLMHLQLGEVTTIIVSSPECAKEIMKTHDVIFASRPRGVVTNILSYESTGVASAPFGNYWRVLRKMCTIELLSQKRVDSFQPIREEELTTLIKMFDSQKGSPINLTQVVLSSIYSIISRAAFGKKCKGQEEFISLVKEGLTILGDFFPSSRWLLLVTDLRPQLDRLHAQVDQILENIIIEHKEAKSKVREGQDEEKEDLVDILLKLQDGDDSNKDFFLTNDNIKATILEIFSAGGEPSAITIDWAMSEMARDPRVMKKAQDEVRMVFNMKGRVDETCINELKYLKSVVKETLRLHPPGPLLLPRESTQECKIHGYDIPIKSKVIVNAWAIGRDPNYWNEPERFYPERFIDSSIDYKGNNFEYIPFGAGRRICPGSTFGLVNVEMALALFLYHFDWKLPNGIQNEDLDMTEEFKVTIRRKNDLCLIPVSPPCSVVAMYSS; this is encoded by the exons ATGAAAATAGTGAGGAATCATAAGAAAACAAAACCAACTCCAAATGTACCTCCAGGGCCATGGAAGCTACCTGTTATAGGAAATGTACACCAAATTATTACATCCGCACCACATAGAAAATTGAGAGACCTAGCCAAAATCTATGGacctttgatgcatctccaacTTGGAGAAGTCACCACAATTATTGTTTCCTCACCCGAGTGTGCTAAAGAGATAATGAAAACTCATGATGTGATCTTTGCATCAAGGCCTCGTGGTGTAGTTACAAACATATTGTCTTATGAATCCACAGGTGTTGCTTCTGCACCTTTTGGAAATTATTGGAGAGTGCTACGAAAGATGTGCACCATAGAGCTTTTGTCCCAAAAACGTGTCGATTCATTCCAGCCAATAAGAGAAGAAGAACTCACTACTCTCATCAAAAtgtttgattctcaaaaagggTCACCCATCAACCTCACTCAAGTAGTACTTTCATCAATAtattctatcatttcaagagCTGCTTTTGGCAAGAAATGCAAAGGCCAAGAAGAATTCATATCATTGGTGAAAGAAGGACTCACAATATTGGgtgatttttttccttctagtaGATGGCTTCTACTTGTCACCGATTTGAGGCCTCAGCTTGATAGATTGCATGCACAAGTTGATCAGATTCTAGAAAACATCATCATTGAACATAAAGAGGCAAAGTCAAAAGTAAGAGAAGGCCAAGATGAAGAAAAGGAAGATTTGGTAGACATTCTCCTAAAACTTCAGGATGGTGACGATAGTAACAAGGATTTTTTCTTAACTAATGACAATATCAAGGCTACAATCTTG GAAATCTTTAGTGCTGGGGGTGAGCCATCAGCAATTACCATAGATTGGGCAATGTCTGAGATGGCAAGGGATCCAAGAGTGATGAAGAAAGCACAAGATGAAGTGAGAATGGTATTCAATATGAAGGGAAGGGTTGATGAAACATGCATCAATGAACTCAAATATTTGAAATCAGTTGTGAAAGAAACCCTAAGATTACACCCTCCAGGTCCTCTTTTACTTCCAAGAGAATCAACACAAGAATGTAAGATTCATGGGTATGACATACCCATCAAAAGCAAGGTAATAGTTAATGCCTGGGCAATTGGAAGAGATCCAAACTATTGGAATGAACCAGAGAGGTTTTATCCAGAAAGATTCATTGATAGCTCTATTGACTATAAAGGGAATAATTTTGAGTACATTCCATTTGGTGCTGGAAGAAGAATATGCCCTGGCAGCACATTTGGTTTGGTAAATGTTGAGATGGCACTTGCATTGTTCTTGTATCACTTTGATTGGAAGCTCCCCAATGGAATACAAAATGAAGACTTGGACATGACTGAGGAATTTAAAGTGactattagaagaaaaaatgaccTGTGCTTGATTCCTGTATCTCCTCCTTGTTCTGTGGTTGCAATGTATAGCTCATAA
- the LOC100779301 gene encoding pentatricopeptide repeat-containing protein At2g38420, mitochondrial has translation MVRHPLSKRANKYLRKFKKWPHSPYKTSWHHNFGEEQAMKNLKQATLEMDSSQHPQRPNLPCPFLLSTLLDSFKAYSIDPTPKAYFFVLKTLTSTSQLQDIPPVLYHLEHLEKFETPESILVYLIRFYGLSDRVQDAVDLFFRIPRFRCTPTVCSLNLVLSLLCRKRDCLEMVPEILLKSQHMNIRVEESTFRVLIRALCRIKRVGYAIKMLNFMVEDGYGLDEKICSLVISALCEQKDLTSAEALVVWRDMRKLGFCPGVMDYTNMIRFLVKEGRGMDALDILNQQKQDGIKLDVVSYTMVLSGIVAEGEYVMLDELFDEMLVIGLIPDAYTYNVYINGLCKQNNVAEALQIVASMEELGCKPNVVTYNTLLGALSVAGDFVKARELMKEMGWKGVGLNLHTYRIVLDGLVGKGEIGESCLLLEEMLEKCLFPRSSTFDNIIFQMCQKDLFTEAMELTKKVVAKSFLPGASTWEALLLNSGSKLGYSKATFSGLLGPI, from the coding sequence ATGGTAAGGCACCCTTTATCCAAGAGAGCTAACAAATACCTTAGAAAATTCAAGAAATGGCCACACTCCCCTTACAAGACCTCATGGCACCACAACTTCGGTGAAGAACAAGCCATGAAAAATCTCAAACAAGCAACCCTAGAAATGGATTCTTCCCAACACCCCCAAAGACCCAACCTTCCGTGCCCTTTTCTCCTCTCCACTCTCCTTGATTCCTTCAAAGCCTATAGCATTGACCCAACTCCAAAAGCTTACTTCTTTGTCCTCAAAACCCTAACCAGCACCTCCCAGTTGCAGGACATTCCTCCTGTCCTCTACCACCTTGAACACTTGGAGAAGTTTGAAACACCAGAGTCCATCCTTGTGTACCTTATTAGGTTCTATGGTCTTTCTGACAGGGTCCAAGATGCTGTTGATTTGTTCTTCAGAATCCCCAGGTTCAGGTGCACACCAACTGTTTGCTCATTGAACTTGGTTCTTTCACTGCTTTGTAGGAAGAGGGACTGTCTCGAGATGGTCCCCGAGATCTTGCTGAAGAGCCAGCACATGAATATTCGTGTTGAGGAATCGACTTTCCGGGTTTTGATCCGGGCGTTGTGTAGAATTAAGAGGGTGGGTTATGCTATTAAGATGCTGAATTTTATGGTAGAAGATGGGTATGGTTTGGATGAGAAGATATGCTCTTTGGTAATATCAGCATTGTGTGAGCAAAAGGATTTGACCAGTGCTGAGGCTTTGGTTGTTTGGAGGGATATGAGGAAACTAGGATTTTGTCCTGGTGTCATGGATTATACAAACATGATTAGGTTCTTGGTGAAGGAAGGGAGGGGTATGGATGCTTTGGACATTCTGAACCAGCAAAAACAAGATGGAATTAAACTTGATGTTGTTTCCTATACTATGGTCTTGAGTGGGATTGTAGCAGAAGGGGAGTATGTGATGTTAGATGAACTATTTGATGAAATGCTTGTAATTGGACTCATTCCTGATGCTTATACTTATAATGTGTACATAAATGGTTTGTGTAAGCAGAATAATGTAGCCGAGGCGCTTCAGATTGTTGCTTCTATGGAGGAGTTAGGATGCAAACCGAATGTGGTTACTTACAATACTTTATTGGGTGCCTTGTCTGTAGCAGGGGATTTTGTTAAGGCAAGGGAGCTAATGAAGGAGATGGGGTGGAAGGGTGTTGGACTCAACTTGCATACATACAGGATCGTGCTTGATGGTTTGGTTGGAAAAGGTGAGATTGGTGAATCATGTCTTTTGTTGGAGGAAATGTTGGAGAAGTGTTTATTTCCTAGATCTTCAACATTTGATAACATCATATTTCAGATGTGCCAAAAGGACTTGTTTACTGAGGCGATGGAATTGACCAAGAAAGTGGTTGCAAAAAGTTTTCTTCCTGGGGCCAGTACTTGGGAAGCACTGCTTCTTAACTCAGGATCTAAACTTGGGTATTCAAAAGCCACATTTTCTGGCTTGTTGGGACCAATTTAA